Within the Ensifer canadensis genome, the region GATCGATGAGGCGGAGTGGGCGCCCTGGGGCGTACAGCTTGCGGCGCATTTTCAGAAATCGGTGGCGCAGCGGCTCTTCGTCAACGCTGTCAAACGTCTGCCGGCCCCGATCCGTAGCGAGAAGGCCCTGCTCCTGCGCGAACGCAATGCCAGCTTCGGCCGCCGCATTCGTTATGCCGCCCGAATCGGCCGCGATAGCCAGGTGGAAGCCAATGCGCTTTGCGCCACCATTCGGAAAAATGGTGGCGCTTGCTTGGTCTTCAGGAACTGATCGCCATTTTGGCTGGGGTGAGTCCCTCGCCGGCGCCGATTTGTCCGGCACTCTGCGGCAAGCAGCCGAGCGCCTTGAGGGTTTTGGCCACCGCTTCATCGATCGGTGTACGCGGCTCCTCGCCGAGCAAGTCCAGCAATCGATTGTTCGGCATCCGTAGCGGTTGGCGCCAGAGGTAGCGCATCTTGCGCAACTCCCGAAAGAGCGGGACGAAGGGGGAAGCCAGCGTCACCAGCCACCATGGAAAGGCACGTGCCGGAAGCCTTTGCTGTCCCGCTGCGCGCCGGATGGCGGCGATCATCTTCGTGCCGTCATCATCGACGAAACCGCCCATATGGTAGACGGCAAAGGCCGGCAGATCCTCGGCACGCTCGACCAGACGGATCATCGTCTCGGCCACATCGGGCAGATAGGCCCATTGGTGGGCGACGCCCTTCTTTCCGGGATAGCTGATCGCGGTCAGCGGCTTGCCCGGCTTGACCAGCCCTTGCGAAAACCAGTTGTTGGCGGCATCGGGGCCGAAGAAATCTCCAGCCCGCAGGATGATCACGCCGACACCGGCGTCTGACGCAGCTTTCAATCGAAGTTCCATCTCCTTGCGGATCATGCCCTTGTCCGTATGCGGGTTCTGCGGGCTGTCTTCGGTCAGAAGCGGGAAGGCATCCTGACCGAAATTGTAGATCGTGCCCGGCAGCAAAATGCGCGCGCCTTCCGCTTTCGCGGCGGCAATGGTGTTGTCGAGCATCGGCAGTACCAGCTTGCCCCAGTTGCGGTAACCGGGCGGATTGACGGCATGAACGATCAGTTCGACGCCTTCTGCGGCGGCGCGAACGTCCAGCCGCTTCATCGCATCGCCCTCCACCCATTCGTACGCGGGCGCCTTCTGCGCGGCCTTGGCGATATTGCGATTGAGTGCGCGCACTTTCCATCCCCGCTGGCTGAGGCCGCGGGCGACGGCACCACCGATGCCGCCGGTCGCGCCCAATACCAGGACTGTTCTTGCCTTTTCCAGATTGTCGGTCATTGCGTCTGCTCCATCGGTTCTGATGGAGGAAATGTCGTGCAATTCCGGGATAAACGGAATTGTCGTTTTCTGTTTCATTGCTATACTTTTATGTATGAGCAAGATCGAGCCGAGCTGGGACTACTACCGGACTTTCCTGAAGGTGCTGAAAGAAGGCTCGCTGTCGGCGGCGGCGCGCGAGCTCGGCCTGACGCAACCGACGGTCGGGCGCCATGTCGATGCAATGGAGGAGATGCTCGGCTTTCC harbors:
- a CDS encoding NAD(P)H-binding protein yields the protein MTDNLEKARTVLVLGATGGIGGAVARGLSQRGWKVRALNRNIAKAAQKAPAYEWVEGDAMKRLDVRAAAEGVELIVHAVNPPGYRNWGKLVLPMLDNTIAAAKAEGARILLPGTIYNFGQDAFPLLTEDSPQNPHTDKGMIRKEMELRLKAASDAGVGVIILRAGDFFGPDAANNWFSQGLVKPGKPLTAISYPGKKGVAHQWAYLPDVAETMIRLVERAEDLPAFAVYHMGGFVDDDGTKMIAAIRRAAGQQRLPARAFPWWLVTLASPFVPLFRELRKMRYLWRQPLRMPNNRLLDLLGEEPRTPIDEAVAKTLKALGCLPQSAGQIGAGEGLTPAKMAISS